In the Alkaliphilus oremlandii OhILAs genome, one interval contains:
- a CDS encoding dipeptide epimerase: MKITDIKIGHISVPLKKPFKTALRTVNSVEDIIVKIETDTGHIGYGEAPPTGVITGDTTGGIRGAIEEHIKKHIIGMDIENMEEIMLRLDKSVVKNTSAKAAVDIAIYDLYGQLYKAPVYKLLGGYRKEIITDITISVNNPEEMAQDSMDAINKGYKTLKIKVGKDSALDLKRMKAIRDAVGYDVDLRIDANQGWNPKEAIYTLRKMEDAGLNIELVEQPVVAHDFQGLKLVTDNVSIPVLADESVFSPRDAMTIIQMRAADLINIKLMKTGGLHNALKICSIAEIYGVECMVGCMLESKLSVTAAVHLAAAKSIITKIDLDGPVLCSEDPIIGGAVFDEYRITLNDEPGFGFKEVQGVTYK; the protein is encoded by the coding sequence TTGAAAATTACAGACATCAAGATTGGGCATATATCCGTTCCATTAAAGAAGCCCTTTAAGACTGCTTTAAGAACCGTTAATAGTGTAGAGGATATTATCGTTAAGATCGAAACAGATACGGGACATATAGGATATGGAGAAGCACCCCCTACAGGCGTGATAACGGGCGATACAACAGGCGGAATAAGAGGGGCTATAGAAGAACATATTAAGAAACATATCATTGGCATGGATATTGAGAATATGGAAGAAATAATGCTAAGACTAGATAAATCGGTTGTAAAAAATACCAGCGCTAAGGCAGCAGTAGATATAGCAATTTATGATTTATATGGTCAGTTATATAAAGCGCCGGTCTACAAATTACTCGGTGGATATAGAAAAGAAATAATAACGGATATAACTATAAGTGTAAATAACCCTGAGGAAATGGCTCAAGACAGTATGGATGCTATAAACAAAGGCTATAAAACATTAAAGATTAAAGTGGGAAAAGATTCCGCATTGGATTTAAAACGTATGAAAGCAATTAGAGATGCTGTTGGCTACGATGTAGATTTAAGAATAGACGCAAACCAAGGGTGGAATCCAAAAGAAGCCATATACACATTAAGAAAGATGGAAGATGCAGGATTGAATATAGAACTTGTTGAGCAACCAGTAGTGGCCCATGATTTTCAAGGATTAAAGCTTGTTACAGACAATGTTTCGATACCTGTATTAGCCGATGAAAGTGTATTCTCACCTAGAGATGCGATGACGATTATACAAATGAGAGCTGCAGACCTAATCAATATTAAATTGATGAAAACCGGTGGATTGCATAATGCACTGAAGATATGCTCAATTGCTGAAATATATGGTGTTGAATGTATGGTAGGATGCATGCTTGAATCTAAGCTAAGTGTTACTGCGGCTGTACATTTAGCAGCAGCTAAGAGCATAATTACAAAAATAGATTTAGATGGACCAGTGCTATGCAGTGAAGATCCCATCATAGGCGGAGCAGTATTTGATGAATACAGAATTACTCTAAATGATGAACCGGGGTTTGGATTTAAAGAAGTACAAGGAGTCACTTATAAATAG
- the nuoE gene encoding NADH-quinone oxidoreductase subunit NuoE, translated as MENQNCCCGQQEQTNSTMLKAKEALQDIKGTEGALIPALHKIQSIYGYLPEEALILVSEELDIPITQIYGVASFYSLFSLEPKGQHVISVCLGTACYVKGSQNILERLSSELNIQEGNTTEDGKFTLQATRCIGACGLAPVIMIDEKVYGRLTPSDVPKILSEYTE; from the coding sequence ATGGAAAATCAAAATTGTTGTTGTGGTCAACAAGAACAAACAAACAGTACTATGCTAAAAGCAAAAGAAGCTCTACAGGACATTAAAGGTACAGAAGGTGCATTGATACCAGCACTACATAAAATACAAAGTATTTATGGATATTTACCAGAAGAAGCTTTAATACTTGTATCTGAGGAATTGGACATACCAATTACTCAAATCTACGGAGTTGCTTCGTTTTATTCGCTATTTTCCTTAGAGCCTAAGGGACAACACGTTATAAGTGTATGCTTAGGTACAGCCTGTTACGTAAAGGGCTCACAGAACATATTGGAACGTCTAAGCAGTGAGTTAAATATCCAGGAAGGAAATACCACAGAAGATGGTAAATTCACATTACAGGCAACGAGGTGTATCGGCGCTTGTGGATTAGCACCAGTCATCATGATTGATGAAAAGGTGTATGGAAGGTTAACGCCCAGTGATGTTCCTAAGATTTTAAGTGAATATACGGAATAG
- the nuoF gene encoding NADH-quinone oxidoreductase subunit NuoF: MVKSIHELDEIRKITKEIVRQDKEREQPRILVGMATCGIAAGAQPVLSAIIEEVEKLGLQDIIIKQTGCIGACQIEPIVDIILPGEKKVTYVRMNPEKAKKVIQEHLANGHIIEDYTVKSSLEKMKKENPDLEMTIFFDEIDYAKRQHRIALKNCGVIDPESIDEYLALDGYKALQKAITEMAPQDVIDVVKASGLRGRGGGGFPTGMKWEFTAKAANDKKYVVCNADEGDPGAFMDRSILEGDPQSVLEAMAIAGYAIGSDKGFIYIRAEYPMAVRRLEKAIAQAKEYGLLGQRIMGTEFNFDIEIRLGAGAFVCGEETALIRSIEGERGMSVQKPPFPANSGLWGKPTLINNVETFANVAQIILKGAEWFKSVGSEKSAGTKVFALGGKITNTGLVEIPMGTTLKEVIYDIGGGIPHNKKFKAVQTGGPSGGCIPYTHIDSPIDYDTLTTIGSMMGSGGMIVMDEDNCMVDVAKFFLEFVSHESCGKCSPCRIGTKRLLEILTKITEGKGTMEDLENLEKLSHDIKATALCGLGQTAPNPVLSTLKYFKHEYEAHVREDRCPAGVCKSFMTYTIFPSKCVGCGVCARVCPVHAIRGVVKKPYHIDQATCIKCGACMDQCRFEAIEKTFKKGSE; this comes from the coding sequence ATGGTGAAATCAATTCATGAATTGGATGAAATCAGAAAGATAACAAAGGAAATTGTGCGACAGGATAAGGAGAGGGAACAACCGAGGATATTAGTCGGTATGGCAACCTGCGGGATCGCTGCAGGGGCACAGCCCGTATTATCTGCAATCATAGAAGAAGTGGAAAAGTTGGGTCTACAGGATATTATCATCAAACAAACAGGATGTATCGGTGCCTGTCAGATTGAACCCATCGTGGATATCATACTGCCAGGAGAGAAAAAGGTAACCTATGTAAGAATGAATCCAGAGAAAGCAAAGAAAGTGATTCAGGAACATCTAGCAAATGGACATATCATAGAAGACTATACAGTGAAATCCTCTTTGGAGAAAATGAAAAAAGAAAATCCAGATTTAGAGATGACCATATTCTTTGATGAAATCGATTACGCAAAAAGACAGCACAGAATCGCACTTAAGAATTGTGGGGTCATCGATCCAGAATCAATTGATGAATATTTAGCTCTTGATGGATACAAGGCATTACAAAAAGCAATCACGGAAATGGCTCCTCAAGACGTCATTGATGTGGTCAAAGCATCTGGACTGAGGGGAAGAGGCGGCGGTGGTTTTCCTACAGGAATGAAGTGGGAATTTACAGCCAAAGCAGCCAATGATAAAAAATATGTGGTGTGTAATGCGGACGAAGGGGATCCAGGTGCTTTCATGGATCGATCCATCCTTGAGGGGGATCCACAATCCGTATTGGAAGCCATGGCAATTGCAGGGTATGCAATCGGCTCTGATAAAGGTTTTATTTATATTAGAGCGGAATATCCAATGGCTGTAAGACGTTTAGAAAAAGCCATCGCTCAAGCTAAGGAATATGGACTTCTAGGACAGCGCATTATGGGCACGGAATTTAATTTTGATATAGAAATAAGACTGGGAGCAGGAGCCTTCGTATGTGGGGAAGAAACCGCACTGATTCGCTCCATCGAAGGAGAACGAGGAATGTCTGTACAAAAGCCACCATTCCCAGCAAATTCAGGCTTATGGGGCAAGCCTACCTTGATCAATAACGTAGAAACCTTTGCAAACGTAGCACAGATTATTTTAAAGGGTGCAGAGTGGTTCAAATCTGTAGGCAGTGAGAAAAGTGCTGGAACGAAAGTGTTTGCCCTGGGTGGTAAGATAACAAACACTGGTCTTGTTGAAATTCCAATGGGAACTACCTTGAAAGAGGTGATCTACGACATCGGTGGCGGAATTCCTCATAACAAAAAATTTAAAGCGGTACAAACTGGTGGACCGTCCGGCGGATGTATACCCTATACTCATATTGACTCTCCAATCGATTACGACACTTTAACTACCATAGGCTCTATGATGGGTTCCGGTGGAATGATCGTAATGGATGAGGATAACTGTATGGTGGATGTGGCGAAGTTCTTCCTAGAATTTGTTTCTCATGAATCCTGTGGAAAGTGCTCTCCTTGTAGAATCGGAACCAAGAGACTCCTTGAAATATTGACAAAGATCACCGAAGGGAAAGGAACCATGGAAGATTTAGAAAACTTAGAGAAACTTTCTCATGATATTAAGGCTACAGCTTTATGTGGTTTGGGTCAAACGGCTCCCAACCCTGTGCTATCTACCTTGAAATATTTTAAACATGAATATGAGGCCCACGTAAGAGAGGATCGCTGTCCAGCAGGTGTATGTAAATCCTTCATGACCTATACCATATTCCCATCGAAATGCGTTGGCTGTGGCGTTTGTGCGAGAGTGTGTCCTGTACATGCAATTAGGGGCGTAGTGAAAAAGCCATACCATATTGACCAAGCGACTTGTATTAAATGCGGTGCCTGTATGGACCAATGTCGTTTTGAGGCCATAGAAAAGACTTTTAAAAAAGGGAGTGAATAG
- a CDS encoding NADH-dependent [FeFe] hydrogenase, group A6 — MVKLTIDGIQVEVPKGTTILEAARTLDIHIPTLCHLKGVNNSGSCRVCVVESGPRLVASCSIMAEDGMDIKTNTAKVRESRKTVVKLILSDHKRECTTCIRSENCELQSLSSELNIRDIEYDGERLQLGTDSLSPSVSRDPEKCILCGRCISTCSKVQEVHAIGFIERGFDTTVAPAYAKSLDDVFCTNCGQCITACPVGALYEKENIKDVWKAIYDKEKYVVVQTAPAIRAALGEEFGIPVGTSVTGKMVAALRRLGFDKVFDTDFTADLTIMEEGTELISRLTSGENLPLMTSCCPGWIKFAEHFYPDMLDNLSTCKSPHEMEGALIKSYFAEKMAMDPKKIVTVSIMPCTAKKFESARGELSNDGLQDVDLVLTTRELARMIKEAGIDFENLPVEEFDNPFGESTGAAVIFGVTGGVAEAALRTVFEILSGKELETVNYTAVRGLEGVKEAVIELPNGMTINSIVAHGLGNARKALDVVRNGEKQYHFIEVMACPGGCVTGGGQPIVDSEYRMDHDIRLQRASAIYAEDESKVLRKSHKNPYITKIYEEFLEAPNSEVSHKHLHTHYVKREKFWK; from the coding sequence ATGGTTAAACTTACAATAGACGGTATTCAGGTTGAAGTGCCAAAAGGAACAACCATATTAGAAGCTGCAAGAACTTTAGATATACATATACCCACATTATGTCATTTGAAAGGCGTTAACAACAGTGGAAGCTGTAGAGTTTGTGTAGTAGAATCAGGACCTAGACTGGTGGCATCGTGCTCCATAATGGCAGAAGATGGAATGGACATCAAGACCAACACAGCAAAGGTAAGAGAGTCGAGAAAAACCGTCGTAAAGCTGATTCTATCGGATCACAAAAGAGAATGTACCACCTGTATTCGAAGTGAGAATTGCGAGCTACAGAGTTTATCCAGCGAACTGAATATTCGAGATATCGAATATGACGGAGAGCGGTTACAGCTGGGTACGGATTCATTGTCTCCCTCTGTTTCTAGGGATCCAGAGAAATGTATCCTATGTGGTCGGTGTATCAGCACGTGTTCAAAGGTACAAGAAGTTCATGCAATTGGGTTCATTGAGAGAGGTTTTGATACTACCGTTGCACCAGCCTATGCTAAATCTTTAGACGATGTATTTTGTACCAATTGTGGTCAATGTATTACGGCCTGTCCTGTAGGAGCATTGTACGAGAAAGAAAACATTAAAGATGTATGGAAAGCCATCTACGACAAAGAGAAATACGTTGTGGTACAAACGGCGCCAGCAATCAGAGCGGCTCTGGGAGAGGAATTCGGTATACCGGTGGGAACCAGTGTTACGGGAAAAATGGTTGCAGCCCTGAGACGGTTAGGATTCGATAAAGTATTCGATACCGATTTTACAGCAGATTTAACCATCATGGAAGAGGGAACAGAGCTCATCAGTAGGTTAACCTCAGGAGAGAATCTACCGCTTATGACATCCTGCTGCCCTGGCTGGATTAAGTTTGCAGAACATTTCTACCCGGATATGCTGGATAACTTATCCACCTGTAAATCGCCACATGAGATGGAAGGCGCATTAATCAAGAGTTACTTTGCAGAAAAGATGGCAATGGATCCGAAAAAGATCGTAACAGTTTCAATTATGCCATGTACGGCTAAGAAATTTGAAAGCGCTAGAGGGGAATTATCCAATGACGGACTTCAGGATGTAGACTTGGTTCTTACAACGAGAGAGCTTGCTAGAATGATCAAAGAAGCTGGGATCGATTTTGAAAACCTACCAGTTGAAGAGTTTGACAATCCTTTTGGAGAATCTACTGGCGCAGCTGTAATCTTTGGCGTTACAGGTGGTGTGGCAGAAGCGGCCTTAAGAACTGTCTTTGAAATATTATCAGGTAAGGAATTGGAAACTGTAAACTATACTGCAGTTAGAGGGCTAGAAGGTGTGAAAGAGGCGGTCATAGAATTACCCAATGGAATGACCATCAACTCTATTGTAGCTCACGGTCTTGGCAATGCGAGAAAAGCTTTGGATGTCGTAAGAAATGGAGAAAAACAATATCATTTTATAGAAGTAATGGCATGTCCTGGTGGCTGTGTAACGGGCGGTGGGCAACCAATCGTTGATTCAGAATACCGAATGGATCACGATATTCGATTACAAAGGGCAAGTGCAATCTATGCAGAGGATGAAAGCAAGGTATTAAGAAAATCACATAAGAATCCATACATCACAAAGATCTATGAAGAATTTTTGGAAGCACCAAATTCTGAAGTAAGTCACAAGCATCTACACACACATTATGTGAAAAGAGAGAAGTTCTGGAAATAG
- a CDS encoding TM1266 family iron-only hydrogenase system putative regulator, which translates to MEKRIGVVGIVVEDIEISPKVNAILHDYADIIVGRMGIPYRDKGISIISIIVDGSMDTISAMTGKLGKLTGISVKTALTKV; encoded by the coding sequence GTGGAGAAAAGAATCGGTGTCGTAGGAATCGTTGTTGAAGATATTGAAATTTCACCAAAGGTAAATGCAATACTCCATGATTATGCCGATATTATCGTTGGAAGAATGGGCATCCCTTATCGGGATAAAGGTATTTCCATCATATCCATTATTGTAGATGGCAGCATGGATACCATCAGTGCCATGACGGGCAAACTAGGAAAATTGACTGGAATCAGTGTAAAAACAGCTCTTACAAAGGTATAG
- a CDS encoding ABC transporter substrate-binding protein, which translates to MKKRMVLFLLACIMILSTVLTGCSQTGKPEEVAKGTDVTEEIAEDPIRVNVGFVDGIPALSMAKLAKETPMVKENVTIHYDLIKGSDLIVSKVMNKEVDIAIVPSNLASIAYNQTDAYMVGALSGFGNLYVLSREDISSIEDLRGREITTIGKGLTPDIVFQYVLKSNNIDPAKDITINYMGGATELAPAFLAKKAEIVLAPEPMLSTILSKDESAKIQLSLNELFAEAAGTDLGFPQTVLIVKKELVESHPNFIGTFLDEYEKSVDWARANPEKLGKYGTELEITVPAGILNQDSIQRMNLNFIDGNEMKEIYMKYVTILSEVDAKTIGGKLPDEGIFFTK; encoded by the coding sequence GTGAAAAAGAGAATGGTACTTTTTTTATTAGCCTGCATCATGATTTTGTCCACCGTATTAACGGGGTGTAGCCAAACAGGGAAACCAGAGGAAGTAGCCAAGGGGACCGATGTTACAGAAGAAATAGCAGAGGATCCGATTCGGGTCAATGTTGGATTTGTAGACGGAATTCCTGCCTTGAGTATGGCGAAGCTAGCAAAGGAAACGCCCATGGTAAAAGAAAATGTTACAATCCATTACGATTTGATCAAAGGATCGGATCTCATCGTTTCCAAAGTAATGAACAAAGAAGTAGATATTGCCATCGTTCCTTCAAACTTAGCATCCATTGCGTATAATCAGACCGATGCCTATATGGTGGGTGCTCTAAGTGGCTTTGGCAATCTCTACGTTCTTTCCAGGGAAGATATTTCTTCCATCGAAGATTTAAGGGGAAGAGAGATTACGACCATAGGAAAGGGCTTAACGCCGGATATTGTTTTCCAGTATGTACTGAAATCCAATAACATCGATCCAGCAAAGGATATTACCATCAACTATATGGGTGGCGCAACGGAACTAGCACCTGCATTCCTTGCGAAAAAGGCAGAGATTGTATTGGCTCCAGAGCCGATGCTCAGTACCATTTTATCGAAGGATGAATCTGCTAAGATTCAGCTCAGCTTAAACGAATTATTTGCTGAGGCTGCTGGTACAGATTTAGGATTTCCTCAGACTGTATTGATTGTAAAAAAAGAATTGGTAGAAAGTCATCCCAACTTTATCGGTACTTTCTTAGATGAATATGAGAAATCTGTGGATTGGGCAAGGGCGAATCCGGAAAAACTGGGGAAATACGGAACAGAGCTAGAGATTACAGTACCTGCTGGAATATTAAATCAAGATTCTATCCAGCGAATGAACTTAAATTTTATCGATGGCAATGAAATGAAGGAGATCTACATGAAATATGTGACGATTTTATCAGAAGTGGATGCAAAGACAATAGGAGGAAAGCTTCCAGATGAAGGCATTTTCTTTACGAAATAG
- a CDS encoding ABC transporter permease — protein MKAFSLRNRGPIIISTAVFLLIWHWASVVVGQSVIVPSPGEVLHSLLEILKMKTTLHIIFQTLKRTVSSFIVSLLGAILVGFTTYTMPMLRKIMSPVLYFIKAVPVVAVILLILIWSNSEVAPAIVGFLMVFPFLYEGVLNSLTSIDRELISMTKLYKVSLFYRVKDLHLPSIYFGMNGMLSSAFGLAFKSVVAGEVLSHPKFSIGSAIYREKNYLNTSGVLAWLIIMVSISIFLDQFVKLLGRGHHRNYKSE, from the coding sequence ATGAAGGCATTTTCTTTACGAAATAGGGGACCTATTATCATCAGTACGGCTGTATTTCTTTTAATTTGGCATTGGGCATCTGTTGTGGTAGGGCAGAGCGTGATTGTACCATCTCCAGGAGAGGTTCTACATTCTCTCTTGGAGATACTAAAAATGAAAACAACGCTGCACATCATTTTTCAAACATTGAAGCGAACCGTGTCCAGCTTTATCGTTTCTCTTCTAGGGGCGATTTTAGTTGGGTTTACCACCTACACTATGCCCATGCTGCGAAAAATTATGAGCCCCGTCTTGTATTTTATAAAGGCAGTGCCAGTGGTTGCCGTTATATTGTTGATTCTTATATGGTCCAACAGCGAGGTTGCACCAGCCATCGTAGGCTTTCTAATGGTATTTCCTTTTTTATATGAAGGCGTTCTCAATTCGTTAACCTCCATAGACAGGGAATTGATAAGCATGACCAAGCTATATAAGGTATCTCTTTTTTATAGAGTCAAAGATCTGCATCTGCCTAGTATTTATTTTGGTATGAATGGGATGCTGTCTTCAGCTTTCGGTCTTGCCTTCAAATCCGTAGTGGCAGGGGAGGTGCTGAGCCATCCCAAATTTTCTATTGGAAGCGCCATCTATAGGGAGAAAAACTACTTAAATACCTCCGGTGTTTTAGCATGGTTAATCATTATGGTCAGTATCAGTATCTTTTTAGATCAATTTGTGAAATTGCTGGGGAGGGGTCATCATAGAAATTATAAATCTGAATAA